One Setaria italica strain Yugu1 chromosome II, Setaria_italica_v2.0, whole genome shotgun sequence DNA segment encodes these proteins:
- the LOC101772759 gene encoding serine carboxypeptidase-like 19, which produces MTAAVGPRRRALRPAGLGSLCHRLCFRCFLAVFLVVAFAASVPASGSGKVVTSLPGFDGPLPFHLETGYVEVDKDNDAELFYYFVGSESGGAAAPFLLWLTGGDRCSVFSGLAYEIGPIRFVLEPYNGTLPRLRYNQNSWTKVSHILFVDSPVGAGFSFSREPKGYDVGDISSSLRLHDFLIKWFNDHPEFLANPFYIGGDSYAGKLVPFLAQIISEGIKAGRTLPNLKGYLVGNPGTGEIIDFSSRVPYAHGVGIISDQLYETILGHCQGLDYINPSNALCAQALNTFNNLISEVQNAHILLDNCVYACPAPNIYSKTDGADGRRILREENGTGKLNHPPARPPFGCITYGYYLSYFWANDRRTREALGIKKGTKNEWVRCHDKDLPYTGDLGSVIKYHRNLTSRGYRALVYSGDHDLIVPHLGTQAWVRSLNFSIVDDWRAWHLGGQSAGFTISYSNNMTFATIKDGGHTAPEYEPERCFAMFRRWILNRPL; this is translated from the exons ATGACGGCGGCAGTagggccacggcggcgcgcccTCCGGCCAGCCGGACTCGGCTCGCTCTGCCACCGCCTCTGCTTTCGTTgcttcctcgccgtcttccTGGTCGTTGCCTTCGCCGCCTCGGTCCCCGCCTCCGGCTCCGGGAAGGTGGTGACCAGCCTCCCTGGCTTCGACGGGCCCCTCCCCTTCCACCTCGAAACCGG GTACgtggaggtggacaaggacaaCGACGCCGAGCTCTTCTACTACTTCGTCGGGTCCGagtccggcggcgccgccgcccctttccTCCTCTggctcaccggcggcgaccGCTGCTCCGTCTTCAGCGGTCTCGCCTACGAGATCG GTCCCATCAGGTTCGTCCTAGAGCCCTACAACGGCACGTTGCCTCGCCTGCGATACAACCAAAACTCGTGGACCAAG GTGTCACATATCCTTTTTGTCGATTCGCCGGTTGGGGCTGGATTTTCCTTTTCAAGAGAACCTAAAGGCTATGATGTTGGAGACATCTCATCATCACTGCGACTACATGATTTCCTCATCAAG TGGTTTAATGACCATCCTGAGTTCCTTGCGAATCCTTTCTATATCGGTGGAGACTCCTATGCTGGAAAACTTGTGCCGTTTCTTGCGCAGATTATTTCAGAAG GTATTAAAGCAGGAAGGACCCTTCCTAATCTCAAG GGCTATCTAGTGGGTAACCCGGGCACAGGAGAGATTATTGATTTTAGCTCTAGAGTGCCTTATGCTCACGGAGTTGGTATTATATCAGATCAACTGTATGAG ACGATATTGGGTCATTGCCAAGGACTGGACTACATTAACCCCTCAAATGCGCTCTGTGCTCAGGCTCTGAATACTTTCAACAAT CTAATCTCCGAAGTTCAGAACGCCCATATTCTGCTAGACAATTGCGTCTACGCATGTCCTGCACCAAACATTTACAGCAAGACGGACGGCGCAGATGGTAGAAGGATCCTACGGGAGGAGAATGGAACAGGGAAGCTGAATCACCCCCCAGCTCGCCCTCCATTTGGTTGCATT ACTTACGGCTACTACCTGTCGTATTTTTGGGCGAACGATAGACGCACCCGAGAAGCTCTTGGGATCAAGAAG GGAACTAAGAACGAGTGGGTGAGGTGCCATGATAAGGATTTGCCTTACACAGGCGACCTCGGCAGTGTCATCAAGTACCATCGGAACCTGACGTCCAGAGGTTACCGCGCGCTGGTATACAG CGGCGACCATGACCTGATCGTGCCGCACCTGGGCACGCAGGCGTGGGTCAGGTCGCTCAACTTCTCCATTGTTGACGACTGGAGAGCGTGGCATCTAGGCGGCCAATCCGCCGG ATTCACGATAAGTTATTCAAACAACATGACATTCGCGACAATCAAG GATGGAGGGCATACGGCGCCAGAGTACGAGCCGGAGAGGTGTTTTGCCATGTTCAGACGCTGGATACTCAACCGTCCACTGTAA